From a region of the Myxococcaceae bacterium JPH2 genome:
- a CDS encoding helix-turn-helix transcriptional regulator produces the protein MRAVTSAALPLKDHALEEDPELERAALFHKLERAAEQLRPERTGGMDPCEVPLARLGVYVAWNRERFRHLDFTRPLLAIICRGHKEVQHEGRRFAVPTGSALVLPGPMSLSITNVPHQGEYRAFVMDVSPEVGAQLQQHHPSLCVSPTFGAFSPDKPHVLKPNRSALLALLHYCQSIPEVETHATVLRHRLEDVLLSLSVQYRGLSEEPAPRSHFRQDPILAVRQWLRRGLAETPRATQVARQFGVSEATLRRQLSSQGTTLRQLLLEERMSLAHSLLADPRLAIAEVAQRCGYTSPAKFSRRYRHWAGVPRTRARADRALL, from the coding sequence ATGCGCGCCGTGACCTCCGCCGCCCTCCCCCTGAAAGACCACGCCCTCGAGGAGGACCCCGAGCTCGAGCGCGCCGCCCTCTTCCACAAGCTGGAGCGCGCCGCCGAGCAGCTCCGCCCCGAGCGGACCGGCGGCATGGACCCATGTGAGGTCCCACTGGCGCGGCTCGGTGTCTATGTCGCGTGGAACCGCGAGCGCTTCCGTCACCTGGACTTCACGCGCCCACTGCTGGCCATCATCTGCCGCGGCCACAAGGAGGTGCAGCACGAGGGCCGCCGCTTCGCGGTCCCCACGGGGAGCGCGCTCGTGTTGCCCGGCCCCATGAGCCTGAGCATCACCAACGTCCCGCACCAAGGGGAGTACCGCGCGTTCGTCATGGACGTCTCGCCCGAGGTGGGTGCCCAGCTCCAGCAGCACCACCCCTCGCTGTGCGTGTCCCCCACCTTCGGCGCCTTCTCCCCGGACAAGCCCCATGTGCTGAAGCCGAACCGCTCGGCGCTCCTGGCCCTGCTGCACTACTGCCAGAGCATCCCCGAGGTGGAGACGCACGCCACCGTGCTGCGGCACCGCCTGGAAGACGTGCTGCTGAGCCTGTCTGTCCAGTACCGCGGCCTGTCCGAGGAGCCCGCGCCTCGCTCCCACTTCCGCCAGGACCCCATCCTCGCCGTGCGCCAGTGGCTCCGCCGAGGACTCGCGGAGACGCCGCGCGCCACGCAGGTGGCCCGGCAGTTCGGCGTGAGCGAGGCGACGCTGCGGCGCCAGCTCTCGTCCCAAGGCACCACGCTGCGCCAGCTCCTGCTGGAGGAGCGCATGTCGCTGGCCCACTCGCTGCTGGCGGATCCCCGGCTGGCCATCGCCGAAGTGGCGCAGCGCTGCGGCTACACCTCGCCCGCGAAGTTCAGCCGCCGGTACCGCCACTGGGCCGGAGTCCCACGCACCCGAGCCCGAGCGGACCGGGCACTTCTTTGA
- a CDS encoding SMP-30/gluconolactonase/LRE family protein yields MRTSHLLCFTLLLAGCDDSPPTTPPPSLPSPIVVQGFSSPESALHDPEADVYLVSNMSGNPLVADDDGFISRVSPDGTVQNLAWIDGRSADVHLDAPKGMALSGDVLYVSDIAVVRRFDRHTGRQLSDITLEGATFINDLVSAPDGSVYASDMGYRDNGGAFEPTGTDAIYQIRPDGSVRTVAKGEALGHPNGVEWKDGLLVATMGTGDVYRLSAEGTRSAVQHMPAGQLDGIVALADGRVVLSSWDAGDLLVGREGGTYSTTATKQMGVADIGLDARRQRLLLPMLLDNSLRIETLDTALAPAH; encoded by the coding sequence ATGCGCACCTCTCACCTCCTCTGCTTCACGCTGCTGCTCGCGGGCTGCGACGACTCGCCGCCGACGACGCCCCCGCCGTCGCTGCCCTCCCCCATCGTCGTCCAGGGCTTCTCCTCGCCCGAGTCCGCGCTTCACGACCCCGAGGCGGACGTCTACCTGGTCAGCAACATGTCGGGGAACCCGCTCGTCGCGGACGACGATGGCTTCATCTCGCGCGTCTCGCCGGACGGCACCGTCCAGAACCTCGCGTGGATTGACGGCCGGAGCGCCGACGTCCACCTCGATGCCCCCAAGGGCATGGCGCTCTCGGGCGACGTGCTCTACGTCTCCGACATCGCCGTCGTGAGGCGCTTCGATCGCCACACGGGTCGGCAGCTCAGCGACATCACCCTCGAAGGCGCCACGTTCATCAACGACCTGGTCAGCGCGCCGGATGGCTCGGTGTACGCGTCCGACATGGGGTATCGCGACAACGGCGGCGCCTTCGAGCCCACTGGCACCGACGCCATCTACCAAATCCGCCCGGACGGCTCGGTGCGCACGGTGGCCAAGGGCGAGGCGCTCGGTCATCCCAACGGCGTCGAGTGGAAGGACGGCTTGCTCGTCGCCACGATGGGCACGGGCGACGTCTACCGGCTCTCCGCCGAGGGCACGCGAAGCGCCGTGCAGCACATGCCGGCGGGGCAGCTCGACGGAATCGTCGCCTTGGCTGACGGACGGGTCGTCCTCTCGAGCTGGGACGCGGGCGACCTGCTCGTGGGCCGAGAGGGCGGCACCTACTCGACCACCGCGACGAAGCAGATGGGGGTCGCGGACATCGGGTTGGACGCGCGTCGTCAGCGGCTGCTGCTGCCCATGCTGCTCGACAACTCGCTGCGCATCGAGACCCTCGACACGGCGCTCGCCCCCGCGCACTGA
- a CDS encoding peroxiredoxin, giving the protein MLIPLLVAGLVSAAIPQVGEVAPDFTVKDTTGAVHTLSEMVKQGPVIVAFFPKAFTSGCTKELTAYKDRYAEVEKLQGQVLAISMDDAETLTRFKTDLKAPFPFIPDPEGKLVGAYDVKMPVLSLAKRYTFTVGEGRKILKVDSGGDAVDPTGAITACPLRKPAAPAFSPSDAGTK; this is encoded by the coding sequence ATGCTCATTCCCTTGCTCGTGGCGGGTCTGGTCAGCGCGGCCATTCCCCAGGTGGGCGAAGTTGCCCCGGACTTCACGGTGAAGGACACCACCGGCGCCGTGCACACGCTGTCGGAGATGGTGAAGCAGGGCCCGGTCATCGTGGCCTTCTTCCCCAAGGCCTTCACGAGCGGCTGCACGAAGGAACTGACGGCCTACAAGGACCGGTACGCCGAGGTGGAGAAGCTCCAGGGCCAGGTGCTCGCCATCTCCATGGACGACGCGGAGACGCTCACGCGCTTCAAGACGGACTTGAAGGCGCCGTTCCCGTTCATCCCCGACCCCGAGGGGAAGCTCGTCGGCGCATACGACGTGAAGATGCCGGTGCTGTCGCTGGCCAAGCGCTACACGTTCACCGTGGGCGAGGGGCGGAAGATCCTCAAGGTGGACTCGGGCGGTGACGCCGTCGATCCGACCGGCGCCATCACCGCGTGTCCGCTGCGCAAGCCGGCCGCGCCCGCCTTCAGCCCCAGCGACGCCGGGACGAAGTAG
- a CDS encoding amidohydrolase family protein, protein MGTVLKGGYVVELEPALVERVDLRIEGDRIAARGPDLQPRPDDEVVALSGKLVFPGLVSAHHRLHMMLGRGMPQPALETYQESLERVRWRYENALDLDAVQVAGTAGGLEALQCGTTTLLDLHSSPKAVAGSLVRLARGLHEVGVRGVLSYAVSDRVGAVGREEGLEETVSFAKKAKGRFRGQVGAGPSFTLSDDAFQGLSEALHATGTGLHVPLAEDPLDERLSLERHGASPVARLLNANLLSPRTLLAHVGHLAWADLAQVIATGSWIVHTPRSNQGLEVGYAPALKFGARATLGADGVSADLFAEAQAAYLRSREAGQPIDVLRYLTNGHRLASQVFEAAIGPMREGALADLLVLDYQPPTPLAAGNLAWHVVYGLGSRHVEAVMVDGVWRVWARRPLSVNPTVVAEQAREAAASVWGRMAEAG, encoded by the coding sequence TTGGGCACCGTCCTCAAGGGTGGATACGTCGTCGAGCTGGAACCCGCGCTGGTGGAGCGCGTGGACCTTCGTATCGAAGGAGACCGCATCGCGGCGCGGGGGCCGGACCTCCAACCGAGGCCCGATGACGAGGTCGTCGCCTTGTCCGGCAAGCTCGTCTTCCCGGGGCTGGTGAGCGCGCACCATCGGCTGCACATGATGCTCGGTCGGGGCATGCCGCAGCCCGCGCTGGAGACCTATCAAGAGTCCCTGGAGCGAGTGCGCTGGCGCTACGAGAACGCCCTGGACCTGGACGCGGTGCAGGTGGCCGGCACCGCGGGCGGTCTGGAGGCGCTCCAGTGCGGCACCACCACGCTGCTGGACCTGCACTCATCTCCGAAGGCGGTGGCGGGCTCGCTGGTGCGGCTGGCGCGCGGGCTCCACGAGGTCGGGGTGCGCGGCGTGCTGTCCTACGCGGTGTCGGACCGCGTGGGCGCGGTCGGGCGCGAGGAGGGCTTGGAGGAAACCGTCAGCTTCGCGAAGAAGGCCAAGGGCCGCTTCCGAGGCCAGGTGGGCGCGGGTCCCAGCTTCACGCTGTCCGATGACGCGTTCCAAGGGCTGTCGGAAGCGCTGCACGCCACGGGCACCGGCCTGCACGTGCCGCTGGCGGAGGACCCGCTCGACGAGCGGCTCTCCCTGGAGCGGCATGGGGCCTCGCCCGTGGCGCGGTTGCTGAACGCGAATCTCCTCTCGCCGCGCACGCTGCTGGCCCACGTGGGGCACCTGGCGTGGGCGGACCTCGCGCAGGTCATCGCGACGGGCTCGTGGATTGTCCACACGCCGCGCTCGAACCAGGGGTTGGAAGTGGGCTACGCGCCGGCGCTGAAGTTCGGCGCGCGCGCCACGCTGGGCGCGGATGGCGTCTCCGCGGACCTCTTCGCCGAGGCGCAGGCCGCCTACCTGCGCTCGCGCGAGGCGGGCCAGCCCATCGACGTGCTGCGCTATCTCACCAACGGGCATCGGCTGGCGTCGCAGGTGTTCGAGGCGGCCATCGGGCCCATGCGCGAGGGCGCGCTGGCGGACCTGCTGGTGCTCGACTACCAGCCGCCCACGCCGCTCGCGGCGGGCAACCTCGCGTGGCACGTGGTGTACGGGCTGGGCAGCCGCCACGTCGAGGCGGTGATGGTGGATGGGGTGTGGCGCGTGTGGGCGCGCCGGCCGCTGTCGGTCAACCCCACGGTGGTGGCCGAGCAGGCGCGCGAGGCCGCTGCCTCGGTGTGGGGCCGCATGGCCGAAGCGGGGTAG